One stretch of Ooceraea biroi isolate clonal line C1 chromosome 4, Obir_v5.4, whole genome shotgun sequence DNA includes these proteins:
- the LOC105275133 gene encoding uncharacterized protein LOC105275133 isoform X2 → MQNAGYPWLRLTLSDEKNPLISYDVHHIYETQQSQEIFEDAGQSSKPKSNYRSMNIMPVVPSSDEEGFISEDDDDFFCE, encoded by the exons ATGCAAAATGCTG gGTATCCGTGGTTAAGACTGACTCTCTCCGATGAAAAGAATCCCCTTATATCATACGATGTACATCATATATATGAAACACAGCAGTCTCAAGAGATTTTTGAAGATGCCG GACAAAGTAGCAAACCTAAGTCTAATTATCGAAGTATGAACATTATGCCTGTTGTACCATCTAGTGATGAAGAAGGTTTTATATCCGAAGATGACGACGATTTTTTTTGTGAATGA
- the LOC105275144 gene encoding translation initiation factor eIF-2B subunit beta, whose product MVGVMSENLHGSVLKLRNDICHGEIKDTHSIVVATISTLKDIIDNTEWTTAKDLMDIITWNGKYLIEVLPLQACIGNMVRRILQIIREEYTSELKNKTEETDPQESLHKIVTEGDQQIDFNVLVPSLKSSLIEHVNEFEAELETCSQNITQQASEHIHSDEIIMTFGSSQLVEEFFKKAAETRAFEVIVVEGGPSLTGHNMVTNLAKVKIKTTLISDAAIFAMMSRVNKVIIGTQTVMANGGLRAISGTYNVAQAARHYSVPVMVLLPLYKLSPLYHRSHKHDDFNCLISPMQDVIDSANAPVVERIQAYNPLFDYVPPELVTLFITNTGGNAPSYVYRLLSELYHPDDYEL is encoded by the exons ATGGTCGGAGTAATGTCGGAGAATCTTCACGGAAGCGTGTTAAAACTGAGAAATGACATTTGTCATGG aGAGATTAAAGACACACATAGTATTGTGGTGGCTACTATTTCCACGCTGAAGGACATCATCGACAATACAGAATGGACCACAGCAAA GGATTTAATGGATATCATTACGTGGAATGGGAAGTACTTGATTGAAGTGCTCCCTCTTCAAGCTTGCATTGGAAATATGGTGAGAAGAATATTGCAGATTATCAGGGAGGAGTACACTtcggaattaaaaaataagacaGAGGAGACGGACCCTCAGGAGTCCCTGCACAAGATCGTCACCGAGGGTGATCAACAGATAGATTTCAATGTCTTGGTACCTTCCCTCAAGTCTTCCCTCATCGAGCATGTTAATGAATTTGAGGCCGAGTTGGAGACATG CTCGCAAAACATCACTCAGCAAGCTTCGGAGCACATACACTCAGACGAGATCATAATGACTTTTGGCAGTTCTCAGTTGGTGGAGGAATTTTTTAAGAAGGCTGCTGAGACGAGAGCCTTTGAAGTCATAGTAGTCGAAGGTGGACCTTCGTTGACC GGCCACAACATGGTAACGAATCTGGCTAAGGTGAAGATCAAGACGACCTTGATCTCCGACGCAGCAATCTTTGCGATGATGTCGCGCGTCAACAAGGTCATAATCGGCACTCAAACCGTCATGGCAAACGGTGGACTCAGGGCTATCTCGGGGACGTACAACGTCGCGCAAGCGGCCAGGCACTATTCCGTTCCGGTGATGGTTCTGCTACCTCTTTACAAGCTTTCGCCGCTTTATCATAGGTCTCATAAGCATGACGACTTCAATTGCCTCATCTCGCCGATGCAGGATGTGATCGATAGTGCTAATGCGCCCGTAGTGGAGAGAATACAGGCTTACAATCCTTTATTCGACTACGTGCCACCGGAGCTCGTTACGCTATTTATTACAAACAC AGGTGGAAATGCGCCGTCCTACGTATACAGATTGCTCAGCGAATTGTACCATCCTGACGATTACGAATTATAG
- the LOC105275153 gene encoding TM2 domain-containing protein CG11103: MRLYLILMIIICFTWNRGKCSSHAGANKSADQQLEYKPEGPLVLCKFLPKEFIECEEPIDHKGNKTAKEETGFGCVKFGGSRYEDVEKTKVSCTVLPDIECFGPRSFFREGVPCIKYSDHYFATTLLYSILLGFLGMDRFCLGQTGTAVGKLLTLGGMGVWWIVDVILLVTNSLQPEDGSNWNPYV; encoded by the exons ATGAGGTTATATCTTATCCTAATGATAATTATCTGCTTCACATGGAATCGGGGCAAATGTTCGTCGCACGCTGGCGCAAACAAGAGCGCCGATCAACAATTGGAGTACAAACCCGAGGGCCCACTTGTGCTGTGCAAATTTTT GCCTAAAGAATTTATAGAGTGCGAAGAGCCAATTGATCACAAGGGAAATAAGACTGCCAAGGAGGAGACGGGTTTCGGTTGCGTCAAG TTTGGAGGCTCCCGCTACGAAGATGTGGAGAAAACCAAGGTGTCCTGCACAGTATTGCCAGACATTGAGTGTTTTGGACCAAGGTCATTCTTTCGCGAAGGAGTGCCGTGTATAAAATACAGCGACCATTACTTCGCGACGACTCTCTTGTACAGCATCTTACTGGGTTTCCTTGGCATGGATCGCTTCTGTCTCGGGCAAACTGGGACGGCAGTTGGCAAGCTACTGACGCTGGGTGGTATGGGCGTGTGGTGGATAGTCGACGTGATCCTCCTAGTAACCAATTCCCTGCAACCTGAGGATGGCAGCAATTGGAATCCATATGTATAG
- the LOC105275114 gene encoding probable phosphorylase b kinase regulatory subunit beta isoform X2, whose translation MATLLMTPPGAKRVSQIRNMRQGSVIDIDADMFLKISNYEDTVRQLDIYYGIVKRQLLRYQSCITGLFPQISTDRKVGSVRESIYCAAAIWSLYQAYRRIDDDRGKSYELGQSAIKCMRGILECWMKQSSRIELFKKNQCDRYALHCKFHLHTGDEIFKDADYHHLQIDVVSFYLIFLVQMISSGLQIIYTQDEVAFVQNLVYYVERAYRTPDYGMWERGSRYNDGTPEIHASSIGIAKSALEAINGCNLFGEKGASWSVIYVDIDAHNRNRSIFETMLPRESSSKSVDAALLPTISFPAFATHEDMLYNETKANIVHRLKGNYGFKRFGRDGYKTVLEDKQRRYYKAGEIKDFDSVESEWPLFYILMIIDGVFKSLPEQVEEYQNLLKARVHKDLNGDPVIPMYYYVPMENLETERNEPCSAYRLPSDEGRGQRATDQEAAPMCLWNQAIFVIAQLLTAGLLHINELDPIRRYLPSYNRPRRAGRYSAFQGTHTDLVVQIVLIAESMRLQAMMATYGIQTQTPHEVEPVQILSSTQLVKVYQKLGVNKKFDLQGRPARPIGSLGTSKVYRVCGMTVLCYPLIFEVSEFYLYRDMALLIDDIKTELQFVGKYWRLSGRPTVCLLIREEHMRDPQFKKMLDLFAMLKKGYCDKTKVRIGRLQNLISSSCIEHLDFINTMETDLDLTQFKQLQHDYIGYQSLTDVPRAFAYAEDIRDYTHMINEPLGNILNELRNSVGLYAKCQLYGVLMKREGINYEINGVTVRDNLRSLYQQAGSLRFWMAVRYCSSLLNHTVDSISPFITGVLVKGKQIAVGVIGQEETVFDKPMTPAEIQSVMYSTIQPHNTVQAVLQQEILLYCGRLIGTNPEMFKGILKIRIGWVLEAMKLYLQMFVKDAKPIEDYSPYEVRRFLIKILTVKEWAHAENLTVLGRRKIEGCLCRVPAHFYNQVWEVLVRCPGGIVVNGKELPQQPTVSSMTRSELTFALLVESLLHYIELPEYRQIVVELLSIVSTILLRNPELSFQKQLDLQQLVEDSFVMYCKDHNLVNVSDKSSFFSAHYSITTGYLARAVVNNVLTGGCMTTIVDPSDVVESSREMCKIT comes from the exons ATGGCTACTTTATTGATGACACCACCGGGCGCAAAGAG GGTCTCGCAGATCAGGAACATGCGGCAGGGCAGCGTGATAGACATAGACGCTGACATGTTCCTCAAGATATCCAATTACGAGGACACCGTCAGACAACTGGACATTTACTACGGAATTGTTAAGAGACAATTATTACGCTATCAGAGCTGCATAACCGGTCTGTTCCCACAGATTTCGACGGACCGGAAGGTCGGCAGCGTGCGTGAGAGCATCTACTGTGCCGCCGCAATATGGAGCCTGTACCAGGCGTATAGACGCATAGACGACGATCGTGGGAAGTCGTACGAGCTCGGGCAGTCCGCGATCAAGTGTATGCGAGGTATCCTGGAATGCTGGATGAAGCAGTCTTCCAGGATAGAACTCTTCAAGAAGAATCAGTGCGACCGCTATGCGTTGCACTGTAAATTTCACTTGCATACTGGTGATGAGATCTTCAAGGATGCCGATTACCATCATCTGCAA ATCGACGTCGTGTCTTTCTACCTAATATTCCTCGTACAAATGATTTCCTCTGGATTACAAATCATCTACACGCAAGACGAGGTGGCCTTCGTGCAAAATCTTGTCTATTACGTCGAGAGGGCGTATCGCACGCCCGATTACGGCATGTGGGAGCGCGGGAGCCGGTACAACGACGGGACACCCGAGATACACGCTAGCTCCATCGGAATCGCGAAGAGCGCGTTGGAGGCGATCAACGGCTGCAACTTGTTCGGGGAGAAGGGCGCGTCCTGGTCGGTGATATACGTGGACATCGACGCGCACAATCGTAACCGCAGTATCTTCGAGACGATGCTGCCGAGGGAATCGAGTTCGAAG AGCGTAGACGCGGCACTGCTACCGACGATATCCTTCCCCGCCTTCGCCACTCACGAGGACATGCTATACAATGAGACGAAAGCGAATATTGTCCACAGATTAAAAGGCAACTACGGCTTTAAGCGATTTGGAAGGGACGGCTATAAAACGGTGTTGGAGGACAAGCAGCGACGGTATTACAAGGCCGGGGAGATCAAG GACTTTGACAGTGTCGAGAGCGAGTGGCCACTTTTTTACATCCTCATGATAATAGACGGCGTGTTCAAGAGCTTGCCGGAACAGGTGGAGGAGTATCAAAATTTACTGAAAGCGAGAGTGCACAAGGATCTGAATGGAG ATCCGGTGATTCCCATGTACTACTACGTACCCATGGAGAATCTGGAGACCGAGAGAAACGAACCGTGCAGCGCTTATCGGTTACCCAGCGACGAAGGGAGAGGCCAGAGAGCTACGGATCAAGAGGCTGCGCCGATGTGCTTGTGGAATCAAGCTATATTCGTAATCGCGCAGCTGCTCACTGCCGGCCTCCTGCATATCAACGAACTCGATCCGATCCGTCGATACCTGCCGTCGTACAACCGGCCCAGGCGAGCGGGAAGATACTCCGCTTTCCAG GGCACCCATACCGATCTGGTAGTACAAATAGTCCTGATCGCAGAATCCATGCGGCTGCAAGCCATGATGGCCACTTACGGCATCCAGACGCAGACGCCGCACGAGGTCGAGCCCGTTCAGATCCTGTCGTCTACCCAGTTGGTGAAGGTTTACCAGAAGCTAGGCGTGAACAAAAAGTTTGATCTCCAAGGGCGACCCGCGCGACCTATAGGGTCTCTAGGTACAAGCAAG GTATACAGAGTCTGCGGTATGACTGTTCTCTGTTATCCCCTGATCTTCGAAGTGTCCGAGTTCTACTTGTACAGAGACATGGCCCTGCTGATCGACGATATCAAGACGGAGTTGCAGTTCGTGGGCAAATACTGGCGTCTCTCCGGCCGACCCACTGTGTGTCTCTTGATACGGGAGGAACACATGCG GGATCCGCAATTCAAGAAGATGTTAGATCTCTTCGCGATGTTGAAGAAAGGCTACTGCGATAAAACGAAGGTGCGCATCGGCCGGCTGCAAAATCTGATTTCGTCCTCTTGCATCG AGCATTTGGACTTCATAAACACGATGGAAACAGATCTGGACCTCACGCAGTTCAAACAACTGCAACACGATTACATCGGCTATCAAAGTCTCACGGACGTGCCCAGAGCTTTCGCCTACGCCGAAGATATCAGAGACTATACT CACATGATAAACGAGCCCCTGGGTAACATATTGAACGAACTTCGCAACAGCGTCGGCTTGTATGCCAAGTGCCAGTTGTACGGCGTCCTGATGAAACGAGAAGGAATTAATTACGAGATTAATGGAGTGACAG TGCGCGATAATCTGAGATCGTTGTACCAGCAAGCTGGATCCTTGCGATTCTGGATGGCCGTGCGTTACTGCAGCAGCTTGTTGAATCACACGGTGGACAGCATCAGCCCTTTCATCACGGGTGTGTTGGTCAAGGGAAAACAG ATCGCAGTGGGAGTAATCGGGCAGGAAGAAACGGTATTTGACAAGCCGATGACGCCGGCGGAGATACAGTCAGTGATGTACTCCACAATACAGCCGCACAACACGGTGCAGGCCGTGCTGCAGCAGGAGATCCTGCTGTACTGCGGTCGACTTATCGGCACCAATCCGGAGATGTTCAAGGGCATACTGAAAATACGTATCGG GTGGGTTCTGGAGGCGATGAAGCTTTACCTGCAGATGTTCGTGAAGGATGCCAAGCCGATTGAAGATTACAGTCCGTACGAGGTCCGGCGGTTTCTCATCAAGATATTGACCGTCAAAGAGTGGGCGCACGCGGAGAA CTTGACAGTGCTTGGTCGCCGGAAGATCGAGGGCTGTTTGTGCAGAGTGCCCGCGCACTTCTACAATCAAGTCTGGGAAGTCTTGGTGCGCTGTCCAGGCGGTATCGTGGTCAATGGAAAGGAGTTGCCTCAACAGCCCACCGTGTCCAGCATGACCCGATCCGAGCTCACGTTCGCTCTTCTCGTGGAATCTCTGCTTCATTACATAGAGCTACCGGAGTACCGTCAGATCGTAGTTGAG CTTCTGAGTATCGTGTCGACCATCCTGCTCCGAAATCCGGAACTGAGCTTCCAGAAGCAGCTAGACCTCCAGCAGCTCGTGGAAGATAGTTTTGTCATGTACTGCAAG GATCACAATTTGGTAAATGTCAGCGACAAGTCGTCATTCTTCTCCGCTCACTACTCGATAACTACCGGGTACCTCGCCCGAGCAGTGGTCAACAACGTCCTCACTGGCGGCTGTATGACGACCATAGTGGATCCCAGCGACGTCGTCGAATCGTCTCGCGAAATGTGCAAAATCACGTAA
- the LOC105275133 gene encoding putative ATP-dependent RNA helicase TDRD12 isoform X1 has protein sequence MSCPPLVSNYNTPRIQWYQTDLTVVISIQLIDVRDYYLRIEDDHLLFSTIKDNKKYYLILYLFGSVKAEKTVHKNIDREIKVYLTKTVKWYPWLRLTLSDEKNPLISYDVHHIYETQQSQEIFEDAGQSSKPKSNYRSMNIMPVVPSSDEEGFISEDDDDFFCE, from the exons ATGTCTTGTCCACCACTCGTTTCCAATTACAATACTCCAAGAATACAGTGGTATCAAACAGATCTCACAGTTGTTATTAGTATCCAATTAATTGATGTACGTGATTACTATCTCCGGATCGAGGATGATCATTTGCTTTTTAG TACAATAAAAGACAACAAAAAGTACTATCTCATCTTGTACTTGTTTGGGTCAGTAAAAGCGGAAAAAACAGTACACAAGAATATTGACAGAGAAATTAAAGTCTACCTTACAAAGACAGTAAAAT gGTATCCGTGGTTAAGACTGACTCTCTCCGATGAAAAGAATCCCCTTATATCATACGATGTACATCATATATATGAAACACAGCAGTCTCAAGAGATTTTTGAAGATGCCG GACAAAGTAGCAAACCTAAGTCTAATTATCGAAGTATGAACATTATGCCTGTTGTACCATCTAGTGATGAAGAAGGTTTTATATCCGAAGATGACGACGATTTTTTTTGTGAATGA
- the LOC105275114 gene encoding probable phosphorylase b kinase regulatory subunit beta isoform X3, protein MATLLMTPPGAKRVSQIRNMRQGSVIDIDADMFLKISNYEDTVRQLDIYYGIVKRQLLRYQSCITGLFPQISTDRKVGSVRESIYCAAAIWSLYQAYRRIDDDRGKSYELGQSAIKCMRGILECWMKQSSRIELFKKNQCDRYALHCKFHLHTGDEIFKDADYHHLQIDVVSFYLIFLVQMISSGLQIIYTQDEVAFVQNLVYYVERAYRTPDYGMWERGSRYNDGTPEIHASSIGIAKSALEAINGCNLFGEKGASWSVIYVDIDAHNRNRSIFETMLPRESSSKSVDAALLPTISFPAFATHEDMLYNETKANIVHRLKGNYGFKRFGRDGYKTVLEDKQRRYYKAGEIKDFDSVESEWPLFYILMIIDGVFKSLPEQVEEYQNLLKARVHKDLNGDPVIPMYYYVPMENLETERNEPCSAYRLPSDEGRGQRATDQEAAPMCLWNQAIFVIAQLLTAGLLHINELDPIRRYLPSYNRPRRAGRYSAFQAKPSINPCGCKP, encoded by the exons ATGGCTACTTTATTGATGACACCACCGGGCGCAAAGAG GGTCTCGCAGATCAGGAACATGCGGCAGGGCAGCGTGATAGACATAGACGCTGACATGTTCCTCAAGATATCCAATTACGAGGACACCGTCAGACAACTGGACATTTACTACGGAATTGTTAAGAGACAATTATTACGCTATCAGAGCTGCATAACCGGTCTGTTCCCACAGATTTCGACGGACCGGAAGGTCGGCAGCGTGCGTGAGAGCATCTACTGTGCCGCCGCAATATGGAGCCTGTACCAGGCGTATAGACGCATAGACGACGATCGTGGGAAGTCGTACGAGCTCGGGCAGTCCGCGATCAAGTGTATGCGAGGTATCCTGGAATGCTGGATGAAGCAGTCTTCCAGGATAGAACTCTTCAAGAAGAATCAGTGCGACCGCTATGCGTTGCACTGTAAATTTCACTTGCATACTGGTGATGAGATCTTCAAGGATGCCGATTACCATCATCTGCAA ATCGACGTCGTGTCTTTCTACCTAATATTCCTCGTACAAATGATTTCCTCTGGATTACAAATCATCTACACGCAAGACGAGGTGGCCTTCGTGCAAAATCTTGTCTATTACGTCGAGAGGGCGTATCGCACGCCCGATTACGGCATGTGGGAGCGCGGGAGCCGGTACAACGACGGGACACCCGAGATACACGCTAGCTCCATCGGAATCGCGAAGAGCGCGTTGGAGGCGATCAACGGCTGCAACTTGTTCGGGGAGAAGGGCGCGTCCTGGTCGGTGATATACGTGGACATCGACGCGCACAATCGTAACCGCAGTATCTTCGAGACGATGCTGCCGAGGGAATCGAGTTCGAAG AGCGTAGACGCGGCACTGCTACCGACGATATCCTTCCCCGCCTTCGCCACTCACGAGGACATGCTATACAATGAGACGAAAGCGAATATTGTCCACAGATTAAAAGGCAACTACGGCTTTAAGCGATTTGGAAGGGACGGCTATAAAACGGTGTTGGAGGACAAGCAGCGACGGTATTACAAGGCCGGGGAGATCAAG GACTTTGACAGTGTCGAGAGCGAGTGGCCACTTTTTTACATCCTCATGATAATAGACGGCGTGTTCAAGAGCTTGCCGGAACAGGTGGAGGAGTATCAAAATTTACTGAAAGCGAGAGTGCACAAGGATCTGAATGGAG ATCCGGTGATTCCCATGTACTACTACGTACCCATGGAGAATCTGGAGACCGAGAGAAACGAACCGTGCAGCGCTTATCGGTTACCCAGCGACGAAGGGAGAGGCCAGAGAGCTACGGATCAAGAGGCTGCGCCGATGTGCTTGTGGAATCAAGCTATATTCGTAATCGCGCAGCTGCTCACTGCCGGCCTCCTGCATATCAACGAACTCGATCCGATCCGTCGATACCTGCCGTCGTACAACCGGCCCAGGCGAGCGGGAAGATACTCCGCTTTCCAG GCAAAACCCAGCATt AATCCATGCGGCTGCAAGCCATGA
- the LOC105275114 gene encoding probable phosphorylase b kinase regulatory subunit beta isoform X1, with protein MATLLMTPPGAKRVSQIRNMRQGSVIDIDADMFLKISNYEDTVRQLDIYYGIVKRQLLRYQSCITGLFPQISTDRKVGSVRESIYCAAAIWSLYQAYRRIDDDRGKSYELGQSAIKCMRGILECWMKQSSRIELFKKNQCDRYALHCKFHLHTGDEIFKDADYHHLQIDVVSFYLIFLVQMISSGLQIIYTQDEVAFVQNLVYYVERAYRTPDYGMWERGSRYNDGTPEIHASSIGIAKSALEAINGCNLFGEKGASWSVIYVDIDAHNRNRSIFETMLPRESSSKSVDAALLPTISFPAFATHEDMLYNETKANIVHRLKGNYGFKRFGRDGYKTVLEDKQRRYYKAGEIKDFDSVESEWPLFYILMIIDGVFKSLPEQVEEYQNLLKARVHKDLNGDPVIPMYYYVPMENLETERNEPCSAYRLPSDEGRGQRATDQEAAPMCLWNQAIFVIAQLLTAGLLHINELDPIRRYLPSYNRPRRAGRYSAFQAKPSIGTHTDLVVQIVLIAESMRLQAMMATYGIQTQTPHEVEPVQILSSTQLVKVYQKLGVNKKFDLQGRPARPIGSLGTSKVYRVCGMTVLCYPLIFEVSEFYLYRDMALLIDDIKTELQFVGKYWRLSGRPTVCLLIREEHMRDPQFKKMLDLFAMLKKGYCDKTKVRIGRLQNLISSSCIEHLDFINTMETDLDLTQFKQLQHDYIGYQSLTDVPRAFAYAEDIRDYTHMINEPLGNILNELRNSVGLYAKCQLYGVLMKREGINYEINGVTVRDNLRSLYQQAGSLRFWMAVRYCSSLLNHTVDSISPFITGVLVKGKQIAVGVIGQEETVFDKPMTPAEIQSVMYSTIQPHNTVQAVLQQEILLYCGRLIGTNPEMFKGILKIRIGWVLEAMKLYLQMFVKDAKPIEDYSPYEVRRFLIKILTVKEWAHAENLTVLGRRKIEGCLCRVPAHFYNQVWEVLVRCPGGIVVNGKELPQQPTVSSMTRSELTFALLVESLLHYIELPEYRQIVVELLSIVSTILLRNPELSFQKQLDLQQLVEDSFVMYCKDHNLVNVSDKSSFFSAHYSITTGYLARAVVNNVLTGGCMTTIVDPSDVVESSREMCKIT; from the exons ATGGCTACTTTATTGATGACACCACCGGGCGCAAAGAG GGTCTCGCAGATCAGGAACATGCGGCAGGGCAGCGTGATAGACATAGACGCTGACATGTTCCTCAAGATATCCAATTACGAGGACACCGTCAGACAACTGGACATTTACTACGGAATTGTTAAGAGACAATTATTACGCTATCAGAGCTGCATAACCGGTCTGTTCCCACAGATTTCGACGGACCGGAAGGTCGGCAGCGTGCGTGAGAGCATCTACTGTGCCGCCGCAATATGGAGCCTGTACCAGGCGTATAGACGCATAGACGACGATCGTGGGAAGTCGTACGAGCTCGGGCAGTCCGCGATCAAGTGTATGCGAGGTATCCTGGAATGCTGGATGAAGCAGTCTTCCAGGATAGAACTCTTCAAGAAGAATCAGTGCGACCGCTATGCGTTGCACTGTAAATTTCACTTGCATACTGGTGATGAGATCTTCAAGGATGCCGATTACCATCATCTGCAA ATCGACGTCGTGTCTTTCTACCTAATATTCCTCGTACAAATGATTTCCTCTGGATTACAAATCATCTACACGCAAGACGAGGTGGCCTTCGTGCAAAATCTTGTCTATTACGTCGAGAGGGCGTATCGCACGCCCGATTACGGCATGTGGGAGCGCGGGAGCCGGTACAACGACGGGACACCCGAGATACACGCTAGCTCCATCGGAATCGCGAAGAGCGCGTTGGAGGCGATCAACGGCTGCAACTTGTTCGGGGAGAAGGGCGCGTCCTGGTCGGTGATATACGTGGACATCGACGCGCACAATCGTAACCGCAGTATCTTCGAGACGATGCTGCCGAGGGAATCGAGTTCGAAG AGCGTAGACGCGGCACTGCTACCGACGATATCCTTCCCCGCCTTCGCCACTCACGAGGACATGCTATACAATGAGACGAAAGCGAATATTGTCCACAGATTAAAAGGCAACTACGGCTTTAAGCGATTTGGAAGGGACGGCTATAAAACGGTGTTGGAGGACAAGCAGCGACGGTATTACAAGGCCGGGGAGATCAAG GACTTTGACAGTGTCGAGAGCGAGTGGCCACTTTTTTACATCCTCATGATAATAGACGGCGTGTTCAAGAGCTTGCCGGAACAGGTGGAGGAGTATCAAAATTTACTGAAAGCGAGAGTGCACAAGGATCTGAATGGAG ATCCGGTGATTCCCATGTACTACTACGTACCCATGGAGAATCTGGAGACCGAGAGAAACGAACCGTGCAGCGCTTATCGGTTACCCAGCGACGAAGGGAGAGGCCAGAGAGCTACGGATCAAGAGGCTGCGCCGATGTGCTTGTGGAATCAAGCTATATTCGTAATCGCGCAGCTGCTCACTGCCGGCCTCCTGCATATCAACGAACTCGATCCGATCCGTCGATACCTGCCGTCGTACAACCGGCCCAGGCGAGCGGGAAGATACTCCGCTTTCCAG GCAAAACCCAGCATt GGCACCCATACCGATCTGGTAGTACAAATAGTCCTGATCGCAGAATCCATGCGGCTGCAAGCCATGATGGCCACTTACGGCATCCAGACGCAGACGCCGCACGAGGTCGAGCCCGTTCAGATCCTGTCGTCTACCCAGTTGGTGAAGGTTTACCAGAAGCTAGGCGTGAACAAAAAGTTTGATCTCCAAGGGCGACCCGCGCGACCTATAGGGTCTCTAGGTACAAGCAAG GTATACAGAGTCTGCGGTATGACTGTTCTCTGTTATCCCCTGATCTTCGAAGTGTCCGAGTTCTACTTGTACAGAGACATGGCCCTGCTGATCGACGATATCAAGACGGAGTTGCAGTTCGTGGGCAAATACTGGCGTCTCTCCGGCCGACCCACTGTGTGTCTCTTGATACGGGAGGAACACATGCG GGATCCGCAATTCAAGAAGATGTTAGATCTCTTCGCGATGTTGAAGAAAGGCTACTGCGATAAAACGAAGGTGCGCATCGGCCGGCTGCAAAATCTGATTTCGTCCTCTTGCATCG AGCATTTGGACTTCATAAACACGATGGAAACAGATCTGGACCTCACGCAGTTCAAACAACTGCAACACGATTACATCGGCTATCAAAGTCTCACGGACGTGCCCAGAGCTTTCGCCTACGCCGAAGATATCAGAGACTATACT CACATGATAAACGAGCCCCTGGGTAACATATTGAACGAACTTCGCAACAGCGTCGGCTTGTATGCCAAGTGCCAGTTGTACGGCGTCCTGATGAAACGAGAAGGAATTAATTACGAGATTAATGGAGTGACAG TGCGCGATAATCTGAGATCGTTGTACCAGCAAGCTGGATCCTTGCGATTCTGGATGGCCGTGCGTTACTGCAGCAGCTTGTTGAATCACACGGTGGACAGCATCAGCCCTTTCATCACGGGTGTGTTGGTCAAGGGAAAACAG ATCGCAGTGGGAGTAATCGGGCAGGAAGAAACGGTATTTGACAAGCCGATGACGCCGGCGGAGATACAGTCAGTGATGTACTCCACAATACAGCCGCACAACACGGTGCAGGCCGTGCTGCAGCAGGAGATCCTGCTGTACTGCGGTCGACTTATCGGCACCAATCCGGAGATGTTCAAGGGCATACTGAAAATACGTATCGG GTGGGTTCTGGAGGCGATGAAGCTTTACCTGCAGATGTTCGTGAAGGATGCCAAGCCGATTGAAGATTACAGTCCGTACGAGGTCCGGCGGTTTCTCATCAAGATATTGACCGTCAAAGAGTGGGCGCACGCGGAGAA CTTGACAGTGCTTGGTCGCCGGAAGATCGAGGGCTGTTTGTGCAGAGTGCCCGCGCACTTCTACAATCAAGTCTGGGAAGTCTTGGTGCGCTGTCCAGGCGGTATCGTGGTCAATGGAAAGGAGTTGCCTCAACAGCCCACCGTGTCCAGCATGACCCGATCCGAGCTCACGTTCGCTCTTCTCGTGGAATCTCTGCTTCATTACATAGAGCTACCGGAGTACCGTCAGATCGTAGTTGAG CTTCTGAGTATCGTGTCGACCATCCTGCTCCGAAATCCGGAACTGAGCTTCCAGAAGCAGCTAGACCTCCAGCAGCTCGTGGAAGATAGTTTTGTCATGTACTGCAAG GATCACAATTTGGTAAATGTCAGCGACAAGTCGTCATTCTTCTCCGCTCACTACTCGATAACTACCGGGTACCTCGCCCGAGCAGTGGTCAACAACGTCCTCACTGGCGGCTGTATGACGACCATAGTGGATCCCAGCGACGTCGTCGAATCGTCTCGCGAAATGTGCAAAATCACGTAA